Proteins from a single region of Artemia franciscana chromosome 2, ASM3288406v1, whole genome shotgun sequence:
- the LOC136037228 gene encoding toll-like receptor 6, with protein MWILLCVVLLFDRVLSFDIPQDCQRDGSDLQCKLRTINSDIDLSNFSAIPSDLAGTLGIQCSPTFHYMSSLIPGNFVHLNRLQKLVIEHCKLSTLPSSTFMGLNSLTNIEIRPYNSEWSSAVVLHVFVNSLEGLSNLDSLEITHANLALFPGPIFCSLSSLQTLNLSYNAITSTDDIGGSETLDCEPHVKVLYLSKNNLSVLKPFSFKNFRQLATLVLSDNGIVMLDGEAFRGSDLIESIDLSRNQLSSLPSSLFENFKNLQEVNLSNNMIVAVPSKLLSKQDKLLALDLSHNQLTSHWLQQDCLKGLFQLVILKLSNNKLTHVDSQLFSDLQSLQILHLDNNLIESLPNSAFSSLINLHTLSISNNKLARLDARALLGLPLLTSLYLDRNGLSYIHPNAFRNLTNLQELSFSGNALKEVPSALRDLNRLKTLDLADNSIEELKNGSFPGISGLFAMKLSGNRIRSIEKETFETLSGLKILNLASNRISNVEPGVFDPLITLEALRVDSNQLVNINGIFNNLPKLSWLNISENRIKVFDYAFMPKGLQWLDLHSNSINELGNFYKLQEMMIEYLDASFNKIKIISAINIPNRIHHISLNDNEISIIGAKTFSDKHNLTRVDLFANQLQKLELTAFQVNTGLQKIEYYVAGNPFVCDCDMEWLQKVRTAPNYPRLMDIETVYCRLKNRPDHQFMPISQIDSSQFLCSYKTHCFSLCHCCDFEACDCEMSCPSNCSCWHDSSWSVNIVDCTNGPYRSIPDRIPMDASEIHLDGNRLSSLSSHVFLGRKNLRTLYMNNSFIDIVPRNLFAGLRRLIALHLQDNMIKRLHGFEFEPLDSLRFLYLQNNRISHINNSTFLHLRQLEVLRLDGNSLHSMDVWLLSRNTFLIELHLSNNPWRCDCGFLVDFQEWTTTNRAKVSDFNQLECKEGSDIYILQKNMTNCISIIQPNIQTKNDLAVAGLDFDYISYLVIGVSLAAILLVLFCCLFYHRDEIYFRFFSWFNVRISRKDNCCDDSEKLYDAYISYSIKDENFLVENVCKQFEGCVRSYRLCLHHRDLPVTAYGVEAIYAATNASRRVVVLLSNNYIQSEWYRPGVRTLMSEIARDQSHRLIVIQLDRINDSDIDAELRHVLKSSTVIRWKDKCFWTRLRYYFPEISLRSRSSISPYHIHPIRHHHHYEDIKTIQRHQHQHHFHQQWA; from the coding sequence ATGTGGATATTACTTTGTGTTGTGCTCTTATTTGACCGAGTGTTAAGTTTTGATATTCCTCAGGATTGTCAAAGGGACGGAAGTGATCTACAATGTAAATTAAGGACTATAAACAGCGACATTGATTTATCAAACTTCAGTGCAATTCCTTCAGACCTTGCCGGGACACTTGGGATACAGTGCAGTCCTACTTTTCATTATATGAGTTCCCTGATTCCTGGAAATTTTGTGCACTTAAATCGACTACAAAAACTTGTAATTGAACATTGTAAGCTCTCCACTCTTCCATCTTCGACCTTTATGGGGCTAAACAGCCTCACTAATATTGAAATCCGCCCCTATAATAGTGAATGGTCTAGTGCAGTTGTATTGCATGTTTTCGTCAATAGTCTAGAAGGGCTATCAAATCTCGATTCCCTTGAAATAACTCATGCCAATCTAGCACTCTTTCCCGGGCCAATTTTTTGCAGTTTAAGTAGTTTGCAGACCCTTAATCTAAGTTATAATGCAATTACAAGCACTGATGATATTGGAGGAAGTGAAACCCTTGATTGTGAGCCACATGTAAAGGTATTGTATCTCTCGAAAAACAATTTGTCTGTCTTGAAACCTTTTTCATTCAAGAACTTCCGGCAATTAGCGACTCTGGTTCTCTCAGATAATGGCATTGTCATGTTAGATGGCGAGGCTTTTCGTGGATCAGACTTGATCGAATCAATTGACTTATCACGAAATCAGTTAAGCTCCTTACCGTCAAGCCtgtttgaaaactttaaaaatcttcAAGAAGTCAACCTATCAAATAACATGATTGTTGCTGTACCTTCAAAGCTACTTTCCAAGCAAGATAAGCTTCTTGCGCTTGACTTGTCACATAATCAATTAACATCTCATTGGTTGCAACAAGATTGCCTTAAAGGCCTGTTTCAGCTAGTTATATTAAAGCTGTCTAACAATAAATTAACGCATGTAGATTCTCAATTATTTAGTGATTTACAGAGTTTACAAATTTTACACCTTGATAATAATCTAATTGAGAGCTTACCAAATTCAGCATTTTCAAGTCTTATTAATTTGCATACTTTGTctatttcaaacaataagctgGCGAGATTAGACGCCCGTGCCTTGCTAGGTCTGCCCTTATTGACTAGCTTATATTTGGATAGAAATGGATTATCTTATATTCATCCAAATGCGTTTCGAAATTTAACAAACCTTCAAGAGTTGAGTTTTTCTGGGAATGCACTAAAGGAAGTTCCTTCCGCCCTTAGAGATTTGAATCGACTTAAGACTCTTGATCTAGCTGATAACAGTATTGAAGAACTAAAAAATGGATCTTTCCCCGGGATATCAGGACTGTTTGCAATGAAACTTAGTGGTAACAGGATTCGGTCAATTGAAAAAGAGACGTTTGAAACTCTGTCAGGATTAAAGATTCTTAATTTAGCGAGCAATCGAATTTCAAATGTTGAACCCGGAGTTTTCGATCCCCTTATCACGCTTGAAGCTTTGCGAGTCGATAGTAATCAACTAGTGAATATAAATGGGATTTTTAACAACCTACCTAAGCTTTCATGGTTGAACATATCAGAGAATAGAATCAAAGTGTTTGATTATGCATTTATGCCGAAAGGTCTGCAGTGGCTCGACCTTCACAGTAATAGTATAAATGAGTTGGGCAATTTTTACAAACTCCAGGAGATGATGATTGAGTACCTTGATGCTagtttcaacaaaattaaaatcatttctGCTATCAATATACCTAATCGTATACATCACATTAGCCTGAATGATAATGAAATCTCGATTATTGGTGCTAAGACTTTTTCTGACAAACATAATTTAACACGAGTGGATTTGTTTGCTAATCAGCTTCAAAAGCTTGAGCTCACTGCTTTTCAGGTTAATACTGGACTCCAAAAGATTGAATATTATGTAGCTGGTAACCCATTTGTTTGTGACTGTGATATGGAATGGCTCCAAAAAGTGAGAACCGCTCCAAATTATCCACGGCTCATGGACATTGAAACTGTGTATTGTCGCTTAAAAAATCGCCCAGACCACCAATTTATGCCCATTAGCCAAATTGACAGCTCCCAATTTCTGTGTTCTTATAAAACCCATTGTTTCTCATTATGCCATTGTTGTGATTTCGAAGCGTGTGACTGTGAAATGAGCTGCCCTAGTAATTGCTCGTGCTGGCATGATTCATCATGGTCGGTCAATATAGTAGACTGCACTAACGGGCCTTATAGAAGCATTCCAGATCGCATACCCATGGACGCATCAGAGATTCACCTTGATGGCAACCGTTTGTCATCTctaagcagccatgtttttcTGGGTCGTAAAAACTTACGGACTTTATATATGaataattcatttattgatATAGTTCCTCGAAACCTTTTTGCAGGGCTTCGTCGTTTAATAGCATTACATTTACAAGATAATATGATAAAACGGCTGCATGGATTCGAATTTGAGCCGTTAGACAGTTTACGGTTtctatatttacaaaataacaGAATATCTCACATAAATAATTCAACTTTTCTTCATCTGAGGCAGTTGGAAGTGTTGAGACTTGACGGAAATTCATTGCATAGTATGGACGTATGGCTTTTATCCAGAAATACATTCTTAATTGAGCTTCATCTTTCCAACAATCCTTGGCGGTGTGATTGTGgttttttagttgattttcAAGAATGGACCACGACCAATCGTGCAAAAGTATCAGACTTCAACCAGCTCGAATGCAAAGAGGGAtctgatatttatatattacaaAAGAATATGACCAATTGTATATCAATAATACAGCCTaatatacaaacaaaaaatgatctCGCTGTAGCTGGTCTAGACTTCGACTATATCTCCTATTTAGTAATTGGAGTTAGTCTCGCAGCCATTTTACTTGTTCTAttttgttgccttttttatcaCCGTGACGAAATCTATTTCCGCTTTTTCAGTTGGTTTAACGTCCGAATATCACGGAAAGACAATTGTTGTGATGATAGTGAGAAATTATACGATGCTTACATAAGTTATAGTATAAAAGACGAAAACTTTTTAGTAGAAAATGTTTGTAAGCAATTTGAAGGCTGTGTACGTTCATACAGACTGTGTTTACATCACAGGGATCTGCCAGTGACCGCTTACGGCGTTGAAGCAATATATGCAGCTACAAACGCATCTCGAAGAGTCGTCGTACTTCTTAGTAACAATTATATACAAAGTGAGTGGTACAGACCAGGAGTCCGTACACTAATGAGTGAAATTGCGCGAGACCAATCTCATCGTTTAATTGTGATACAACTTGATCGTATAAACGATAGTGACATAGATGCAGAATTAAGACATGTTTTAAAGTCATCTACAGTTATTAGATGGAAAGATAAATGTTTTTGGACGCGGCTCCGATATTACTTTCCAGAAATTAGCTTACGAAGTAGATCCTCAATTTCCCCTTATCATATTCATCCAATTCGACATCATCATCATTACGAAGatataaaaacaattcaaaggCATCAGCACCAACACCATTTTCATCAACAATGGGCGTGA